A genomic window from Candidatus Pelagisphaera phototrophica includes:
- the modA gene encoding molybdate ABC transporter substrate-binding protein, producing MRNSLLYVSGCLILSILCGCQREINTESETVHVFAAVSLKEAIEEIGTLFERETGFEISLNSAGSNVLAQQIEASSRADLFISADSGWMDYLESGVKLGDNTRIDLLRNTLVMVCAEGVSWDEEKVETLCGLDFTFLCIGDPDAVPAGRYARDWLSGLNCGDSTVWEAFQGRLSPAPDVRAALSQVASSKDRIGIVYFTDYLLYQDRLKLLVEGPSEKARYPAAMTEQGMEKLAAGLFFTFLQSNKARLIFEKFGFRVDLSEVD from the coding sequence ATGAGGAACTCTCTACTTTATGTCTCAGGATGCCTGATCCTATCTATCCTGTGTGGCTGTCAAAGAGAGATCAATACAGAAAGCGAGACCGTTCATGTCTTCGCCGCGGTCAGTTTAAAAGAGGCGATTGAAGAGATCGGCACGCTGTTTGAGAGGGAGACCGGTTTTGAGATTTCCTTGAATTCAGCAGGTTCCAACGTTCTGGCTCAGCAAATCGAAGCGAGTTCCCGAGCGGATCTGTTTATCAGCGCGGACTCGGGCTGGATGGATTATCTCGAAAGTGGGGTAAAGTTGGGGGACAATACTCGGATCGATCTTTTGAGGAACACCCTCGTAATGGTCTGCGCAGAGGGCGTTAGTTGGGATGAGGAGAAAGTCGAAACGTTGTGCGGGCTAGATTTTACTTTTTTGTGTATCGGGGACCCGGACGCGGTTCCGGCTGGCAGGTATGCGCGTGATTGGCTCTCCGGGTTAAACTGTGGTGATTCGACAGTTTGGGAAGCGTTTCAAGGGCGTTTGTCACCGGCTCCAGACGTGCGAGCGGCTTTGTCCCAAGTGGCCAGCAGTAAAGACCGGATCGGTATCGTGTATTTCACTGACTATCTACTTTACCAAGATCGTTTGAAATTGCTTGTAGAAGGGCCAAGTGAAAAGGCTCGATATCCTGCTGCGATGACGGAGCAAGGCATGGAAAAACTAGCGGCTGGCCTATTCTTCACCTTTCTGCAATCGAATAAGGCCAGATTGATCTTTGAAAAATTTGGATTTCGAGTCGATTTGTCAGAAGTAGATTAG